Proteins encoded within one genomic window of Anopheles gambiae chromosome 3, idAnoGambNW_F1_1, whole genome shotgun sequence:
- the LOC1272686 gene encoding DNA cross-link repair 1A protein, protein MRNRKHSTKTAKINKSFVMAASPPRRTLRSSNRLSLSLTRKKRKAKTDSSSNQVSANVPESECLNIPATPAATEQVSPVKDPISGTDSQADNKKNTTINCTVTGRRDLCSPDPIIIVSDDENNGDTPSKRSIREYFTPSKHRTYSPGSTSTWTTGGKINQTVKSSNKKHVSQSVPRKEVGKARRKICPSTNIKMLTKKYFDDSQKRITNFFNKDDDSDRIGYCRVLKESVMPAIITGDMDVEKMLCVTVAEGTEQLSFSQQPSQLQPLETGTGMNPTQIMERIERVQSECYDPEREAWNMERVAFPIELPTASDNKEDDANTILQKSAATIELNKSKEKCSRISGISRLSEVSLTPKNRSSVTPGLKAPRSARSKSGKKIMCPSYKIIAGTNFAVDAFRYGDIEGVTHYFLTHFHADHYIGLKKTFSKPLIMSSITARLVKAFINVAEEFYQIVELHQSIVIDDVEIIALDANHCPGGIMFLFRLPNGSNVLHTGDFRASSEMEEYPEFWNFQIDIIYLDTTYLSSKYAFKSQWESVADARETVSDYLKKHIGVKVLIVCGSYLIGKEKVWLELAISTGMKVWTEPNRWKALKAIADSQQLSVLVADPNKANIHVLAMNKLSYDELNEYMNQFPDRYESVIAIRPSGWEKNSKPQYRGRINIVGIEYSEHSSFDELKRFVQFLRPHEVISTVPYGNSNQNRTPTVPVSWYQGEIRPQRKALQLSMTNFIALTSEKNSPMPNPSSSTLKASCLAKRIKLEANRATPTSKMISEIIDLDSSEEERSAQKSENGEYSFDSDWLP, encoded by the exons ATGCGCAATCGGAAACATTCTACAAAGactgcaaaaataaacaaatcgtTTGTGATGGCTGCCTCACCACCGAGAAGAACTTTACGCAGCTCCAATAGATTATCGCTATCATTAACTCGGAAAAAGAGAAAGGCGAAAACAGACTCCTCTTCAAATCAAGTGTCAGCAaatgttccggaatcggagtgTTTGAATATTCCTGCCACACCAGCTGCTACGGAGCAAGTTTCGCCAGTCAAGGATCCAATAAGTGGTACAGATTCGCAAGCAGAtaacaagaaaaacacaacgatCAATTGTACTGTAACCGGTCGGAGAGATCTTTGTTCGCCTGATCCGATTATTATAGTAAGTGACGATGAAAACAATGGTGATACTCCATCGAAGAGATCCATACGGGAGTATTTTACTCCTTCGAAACATCGGACCTATAGTCCAGGATCGACAAGTACTTGGACAACGGGTggaaaaattaatcaaacag TGAAATCGTCTAATAAGAAACATGTATCGCAGAGCGTACCAAGAAAAGAAGTTGGCAAAGCTCGTCGGAAGATTTGTCCGAGTACCAACATCAAGATGCTCACGAAGAAATACTTCGATGACTCTCAAAAACGAATCACAAACTTTTTCAACAAGGATGACGATTCCGACCGGATAGGATATTGCCGTGTGCTGAAGGAATCGGTAATGCCCGCGATTATCACCGGCGATATGGATGTGGAGAAAATGTTGTGTGTAACAGTCGCTGAAGGAACGGAACAATTAAGCTTTTCGCAACAACCCTCGCAGCTTCAGCCATTAGAGACAGGCACTGGAATGAATCCAACACAAATTATGGAGCGAATTGAACGTGTGCAAAGTGAATGCTACGATCCGGAACGAGAAGCATGGAACATGGAACGTGTGGCGTTCCCAATTGAATTACCAACTGCGAGTGACAATAAGGAAGACGACGCCAATACAATACTCCAGAAAAGTGCTGCCACGATAGAGCTGAATAAGTCAAAAGAGAAATGTTCGCGAATAAGTGGCATTTCGCGACTGAGTGAGGTATCGCTGACACCAAAGAACCGATCGAGTGTAACACCCGGACTTAAAGCTCCTCGTAGTGCTAGGAGCAAAAGTGGCAAAAAAATCATGTGTCCTTCGTACAAAATTATAGCTGGGACCAATTTTGCCGTCGATGCGTTTCGTTACGGTGATATCGAGGGCGTAACGCACTACTTTCTGACGCACTTTCATGCGGATCACTATATTGGACTGAAGAAAACGTTCTCAAAACCTCTCATAATGTCATCCATAACGGCAAGACTGGTAAAGGCATTTATAAATGTTGCTGAAGAATTTTATCAAATTGTAGAATTGCATCAAAGCATAGTTATCGATGACGTGGAGATAATAGCGCTGGACGCGAATCA CTGCCCTGGTGGAATAATGTTTCTGTTTCGTCTTCCAAATGGAAGCAATGTGCTTCATACGGGCGATTTCCGGGCATCCTCGGAAATGGAAGAATATCCCGAGTTTTGGAATTTTCAAATCGACATTATTTACCTAGACACGACATACCTTTCTTCAAAATATGCTTTCAAATCGCAATGGGAGAGTGTGGCCGATGCTCGGGAAACTGTATCTGACTATCTGAAGAAACATATTGGCGTCAAGGTGCTGATAGTGTGTGGCAGCTACCTCATCGGCAAGGAGAAGGTTTGGCTCGAGCTAGCTATTTCTACAGGGATGAAAGTTTGGACCGAACCTAACCGATGGAAGGCACTGAAAGCGATTGCAGATTCGCAGCAGCTGTCGGTGCTTGTGGCTGATCCTAATAAAGCGAATATTCACGTTTTAGCGATGAACAAATTGTCTTACGAT GAATTGAATGAATATATGAATCAGTTTCCTGATCGGTATGAAAGTGTAATAGCTATACGACCTAGCGGGTGGGAGAAAAATAGCAAACCGCAGTACCGTGGACGAATCAACATCGTGGGAATAGAGTACTCGGAACATTCGAGTTTCGATGAATTGAAGCGATTTGTTCAGTTTTTGAGACCACACGAAGTAATCAGTACAGTGCCTTACGGAAATTCTAATCAAAATCGTACTCCAACAGTGCCTGTATCGTGGTATCAAGGTGAAATTCGTCCTCAAAGAAAGGCATTGCAACTTTCCATGACTAATTTTATCGCACTAACTTCTGAAAAGAACTCTCCAATGCCAAATCCATCATCCTCGACCTTAAAAGCAAGCTGCTTGGCGAAACGAATAAAGTTAGAAGCAAATAGGGCTACACCAACATCAAAAATGATCTCCGAGATCATAGATTTGGACAGTAGTGAGGAGGAAAGATCAGCACAAAAATCAGAGAATGGAGAATATAGTTTCGACAGTGATTGGTTGCCATGA